The following are from one region of the Mangifera indica cultivar Alphonso chromosome 14, CATAS_Mindica_2.1, whole genome shotgun sequence genome:
- the LOC123195740 gene encoding bidirectional sugar transporter SWEET5-like, translated as MTVDNTAFRTAVGIAGNVISFGLFLSPFPTMMKIHTQKSVQAFRPDPYLATILNCIMWMFYGSPAVTQDNLLVITINVAGFIMEIGYVTVFLIYSPWAKRKKIMLVLLVEVVFAAVVIFITLFFFHTLKDRAMIVGIVCIVFNVIMYTSPLTVMKMVIKTKSVKYMPFTLSLTNFLNGCVWVLYAILKADPYVLIPNLLGTISGIVQLVLYATYYQTTSWDQDDEEDRPPEVQLSSV; from the exons ATGACGGTCGATAACACCGCCTTTAGAACCGCTGTTGGCATTGCTG GAAATGTAATCTCTTTCGGCCTGTTTCTTTCCCCATT TCCAACAATGATGAAAATACACACGCAAAAATCAGTACAAGCGTTCAGGCCTGATCCATACTTAGCCACTATTCTGAACTGCATTATGTGGATGTTCTACGGTTCCCCCGCTGTCACACAAGACAATCTATTGGTTATTACTATCAACGTTGCAGGTTTCATCATGGAGATCGGCTATGTTACCGTCTTCTTAATCTATTCTCCCTGGGCAAAGCGC AAGAAGATTATGCTGGTTCTTCTAGTTGAAGTAGTATTCGCAGCTGTTGTGATTTTCATTACCTTGTTTTTCTTCCATACCCTTAAAGATAGGGCTATGATCGTGGGCATTGTGTGTATCGTCTTCAATGTAATTATGTACACTTCTCCTTTAACAGTCATG AAAATGGTGATCAAGACCAAGAGCGTCAAGTACATGCCGTTTACTCTCTCATTAACCAACTTCTTGAATGGTTGCGTCTGGGTTCTTTATGCCATTCTTAAAGCAGATCCATACGTCTTG atACCCAATCTTTTAGGAACAATATCTGGCATAGTGCAGCTCGTATTATATGCAACGTACTATCAAACGACAAGTTGGGACCAGGACGATGAAGAAGATAGACCACCAGAGGTTCAACTCTCCAGCGTTTGA
- the LOC123195408 gene encoding bidirectional sugar transporter SWEET5-like, whose amino-acid sequence MTVDNTAFRTAVGIAGNVISFGLFLSPFPTMMKIHKQKSVQAFRPDPYLATVLNCIMWMFYGSPAVTQDNLLVITINVAGFIMEIGYVTVFLIYSPWAKRKKIMLVLLVEVVFAAVVIFITLFFFHTLKDRAMIVGIVCIVFNVIMYTSPLTVMKMVINTKSVKYMPFTLSLTNFLNGCVWVLYAILKADPYVLIPNLLGTISGIVQLVLYATYYQTTSWDQDDEEDRPPEVQLSSA is encoded by the exons ATGACGGTCGATAACACCGCCTTTAGAACCGCTGTCGGCATTGCTG GAAATGTAATCTCTTTCGGCCTGTTTCTTTCCCCATT CCCAACAATGATGAAAATACACAAGCAAAAATCAGTACAAGCGTTCAGGCCTGATCCATACTTAGCCACTGTTCTGAACTGCATTATGTGGATGTTCTACGGTTCCCCCGCTGTCACACAAGACAATCTATTGGTTATTACTATCAACGTCGCAGGTTTCATCATGGAGATCGGCTATGTTACCGTCTTCTTAATCTATTCTCCCTGGGCAAAGCGC AAGAAGATTATGCTGGTTCTTCTAGTTGAAGTAGTATTCGCAGCTGTTGTGATTTTCATTACCTTGTTTTTCTTCCATACCCTTAAAGATAGAGCTATGATCGTGGGCATTGTGTGTATCGTCTTCAATGTAATTATGTACACTTCTCCTTTAACAGTCATG aaaatggtgATCAACACCAAGAGCGTCAAGTACATGCCGTTTACTCTCTCATTAACCAACTTCTTGAATGGTTGCGTCTGGGTTCTTTATGCCATTCTTAAAGCAGATCCATACGTCTTG atACCCAATCTTTTAGGAACAATATCTGGCATAGTGCAGCTCGTATTATATGCAACGTACTATCAAACGACAAGTTGGGACCAGGACGATGAAGAAGATAGACCACCAGAGGTTCAACTCTCCAGCGCTTGA